A genome region from Apus apus isolate bApuApu2 chromosome 2, bApuApu2.pri.cur, whole genome shotgun sequence includes the following:
- the MKX gene encoding homeobox protein Mohawk isoform X2 encodes MNTIVFSKLSGQVLFEEDAKERERSGRPYMGVVEGPHHAEVLLPDSPSIKESLSLRNRRTGARQNGGKVRHKRQALQDMARPLKQWLYKHRDNPYPTKTEKILLALGSQMTLVQVSNWFANARRRLKNTVRQPDLSWALRIKLYNKYVQGNAERLSVSSDDSCSEDGENPPRNHLNEGVYNKPVHHTVIKTESSVIKPGVRPETSANEDYVSPPKYKSSLLNRYLNDSLRHVMATNAAMMEKTRQRNHSGSFSSNEFEEELVSPSSSETEGNFVYRTETLENGPNKCES; translated from the exons aTGAACACCATCGTCTTCAGCAAGCTCAGCGGCCAGGTGCTTTTCGAGGAGGACGCCAAGGAGCGGGAGCGAAGCGGTCGGCCCTACATGGGGGTGGTGGAGGGGCCACACCATGCCGAGGTGCTGCTCCCTGACAGCCCGTCCATCAAGGAGAGCCTCAGCCTGCGGAACCGGCGAACGGG GGCGCGGCAGAACGGCGGGAAGGTGCGGCACAAGCGGCAAGCGCTGCAGGACATGGCGCGGCCGCTCAAGCAGTGGCTCTACAAGCACCGCGACAACCCCTACCCCACCAAGACCGAGAAGATCCTGCTTGCCCTCGGCTCCCAGATGACCCTGGTACAG GTATCAAACTGGTTTGCCAATGCAAGACGTCGCCTGAAGAATACTGTCAGGCAACCAGATCTTAGCTGGGCTTTACGAATAAAACTGTACAACAAATATGTTCAAGGAAATGCTGAACGGCTCAGTGTGAGCAGTGATGACTCATGCTCTGAAG atgGAGAAAATCCTCCAAGAAACCATTTGAATGAAGGGGTATATAACAAACCAGTTCATCACACTGtgattaaaactgaaagttcAGTAATAAAACCAGGAGTGAGACCAGAAACAAGTGCCAATGAGGATTACGTGTCACCCCCCAAATACAAAAGCAGCTTATTGAATCGTTACCTAAATGACTCATTGAGACACGTCATGGCTACTAATGCAGCCATGATGGAAAAAACAAGGCAAAGGAATCACTCTGGTTCATTTAGTTCCAATGAATTTGAGGAGGAATTGGTGTCTCCATCATCATCAGAGACAGAAGGCAATTTTGTCTACCGGACAG